A part of Streptomyces sp. NBC_01235 genomic DNA contains:
- a CDS encoding sigma-70 family RNA polymerase sigma factor, with protein sequence MSQPSEPDEELMRALYREHAGPLLAYVLRLVAGDRQRAEDVVQETLIRAWKNAGQLNRATGSVRPWLVTVARRIVIDGHRSRQARPQEVDPSPLEVIPAEDEIDKALWLMTLSDALDDLTPAHREVLVETYFKGRTVNEAAETLGIPSGTVRSRVFYALRSMKLALEERGVTA encoded by the coding sequence ATGTCCCAGCCCTCGGAACCTGACGAGGAGCTGATGCGTGCTCTGTATCGGGAGCATGCCGGACCCCTGCTTGCGTATGTCCTGCGCCTGGTTGCCGGAGACCGGCAGCGTGCCGAGGACGTCGTACAAGAGACGCTCATCCGTGCCTGGAAGAACGCCGGTCAGCTCAATCGAGCGACCGGATCGGTACGCCCCTGGCTGGTGACGGTCGCACGTCGCATCGTCATCGACGGCCACCGCAGCCGGCAGGCCCGGCCGCAGGAGGTCGACCCGTCGCCGCTGGAGGTCATTCCTGCGGAGGACGAGATCGACAAGGCGCTGTGGCTGATGACGCTGTCCGACGCGCTCGACGACCTGACCCCGGCTCACCGGGAGGTGCTCGTCGAGACGTACTTCAAGGGGCGTACCGTCAACGAGGCGGCCGAGACGCTGGGCATACCCAGCGGCACCGTGCGCTCACGGGTCTTCTATGCCCTGCGGTCGATGAAGCTGGCTCTTGAGGAGCGGGGGGTGACGGCGTGA
- a CDS encoding CGNR zinc finger domain-containing protein — protein MDELRFDAGRICLDLLATAHPLERLDAVAPLEAWIRGSGLVPAGTPLAHADASWPPAFRELRRSVGQLVHGWLARGDAGAYDLALARVNDVARSAPPTPRAVRGEDGALVRALDGPPECAALLAAVARDAVELLTDPVARAGLRQCAGDNCPIVYVDMSRGRRRRWCSSEVCGNRERVARHRRRAAALART, from the coding sequence ATGGACGAGCTGCGGTTCGATGCCGGACGGATCTGTCTCGACCTGCTCGCGACCGCGCACCCCCTCGAACGGCTCGACGCCGTCGCACCGTTGGAGGCGTGGATCCGGGGCTCCGGACTCGTCCCGGCGGGCACCCCGCTCGCCCACGCCGACGCCTCCTGGCCACCGGCCTTCCGGGAACTGCGGCGCAGCGTCGGCCAGTTGGTGCACGGGTGGCTCGCCCGAGGCGACGCCGGGGCGTACGACCTCGCTCTCGCCCGCGTCAACGACGTCGCCCGGTCGGCGCCCCCGACCCCACGAGCCGTACGCGGTGAAGACGGCGCGCTCGTGCGGGCGTTGGACGGGCCGCCGGAGTGTGCCGCGCTGCTCGCCGCCGTGGCGCGGGACGCGGTGGAACTGCTCACCGATCCCGTCGCCCGGGCGGGGCTGCGGCAGTGCGCGGGGGACAACTGCCCGATCGTGTACGTCGACATGTCCCGGGGGCGCCGGCGGCGCTGGTGTTCCAGTGAGGTCTGCGGGAACCGGGAGCGGGTCGCACGGCACCGCCGGCGCGCGGCGGCACTCGCGCGCACCTGA
- a CDS encoding uroporphyrinogen-III synthase, whose protein sequence is MYQEQQRPDTGPEGAVEHGPLAGFTVGVTAARRAEELGALLQRRGAAVLHAPALRIVPLADDGELLATTKDLIDQAPDVVVATTAIGFRGWVEAADGWGLGEQLLARLGGVELLARGPKVKGAIRAAGLTEEWSPSSESMAEVLDRLLEEGVDGRRVAVQLHGEPLPGFVESLRAAGAEVVGVPVYRWMPPEDISPLDRLLDAAVSRGLDAITFTSAPAAASLLSRAEERGLLPELLTALHHDVLPACVGPVTALPLQAQGVDTVSPERFRLGPLVQLLCQELPGRARALPVAGHRVEIRGHAVLVDGCLKPVPPAGMSLLRALSRRPGWVVPRSDLLRALPGAGRDEHAVETAMARLRTALGAPKLIQTVVKRGYRLALDPAADAKYADA, encoded by the coding sequence ATGTACCAGGAACAGCAACGACCGGACACCGGCCCCGAGGGCGCCGTCGAACACGGGCCCCTCGCGGGCTTCACCGTGGGCGTGACGGCAGCGCGCCGGGCCGAGGAGCTCGGCGCGCTGCTCCAGCGGCGCGGGGCGGCGGTGCTGCACGCGCCCGCCCTGCGGATCGTGCCGCTCGCCGACGACGGCGAGCTGCTGGCCACCACCAAGGACCTCATCGACCAGGCGCCGGACGTCGTGGTGGCCACCACGGCCATCGGCTTCCGCGGCTGGGTCGAGGCGGCCGACGGCTGGGGGCTCGGCGAGCAGCTGCTCGCCCGGCTCGGCGGCGTCGAGCTGCTGGCCCGCGGGCCCAAGGTCAAGGGCGCCATCCGTGCCGCGGGGCTGACGGAGGAGTGGTCGCCGTCGAGCGAGTCCATGGCCGAGGTGCTCGACCGGCTGCTGGAGGAGGGCGTCGACGGGCGCCGGGTCGCCGTCCAGCTGCACGGCGAGCCGCTGCCGGGGTTCGTGGAGTCGCTGCGGGCGGCGGGCGCGGAGGTCGTCGGGGTGCCCGTCTACCGGTGGATGCCGCCGGAGGACATCTCGCCGCTCGACCGGCTCCTCGACGCCGCCGTCTCCCGCGGACTGGACGCGATCACCTTCACCAGCGCGCCCGCGGCCGCGTCCCTGCTGTCGCGGGCGGAGGAGCGCGGGCTGCTGCCCGAGCTGCTCACCGCCCTCCACCACGACGTGCTGCCCGCCTGCGTCGGGCCGGTCACCGCGCTGCCGCTGCAGGCGCAGGGCGTGGACACCGTCTCGCCGGAGCGGTTCCGGCTCGGGCCGCTCGTGCAGTTGCTGTGCCAGGAGCTGCCGGGTCGGGCGCGGGCGCTGCCGGTCGCCGGGCACCGGGTGGAGATCCGGGGGCACGCGGTGCTGGTGGACGGGTGTCTGAAGCCGGTGCCTCCGGCAGGGATGTCGTTGCTGCGGGCGCTGTCGCGGCGGCCCGGGTGGGTCGTGCCGCGGTCGGATCTGCTGCGGGCGCTGCCCGGTGCGGGCCGCGACGAGCATGCCGTCGAGACGGCGATGGCCCGTCTGCGGACGGCACTCGGCGCGCCGAAGCTGATCCAGACGGTGGTGAAGCGGGGGTATCGCCTGGCGCTGGACCCTGCGGCGGACGCGAAGTACGCGGACGCGTAG
- a CDS encoding nitrate/nitrite transporter, with protein MTAPSTAPAPPSPAKKGSRWIEEWDPENETFWNEKGEKIARRNLLFSVLSEHIGFSIWTMWSVLVLFMGPEYGLTPADKFLLTSMVTLVGAVVRVPYTFAVAVFGGRNWTIVSAGLLLIPTAAAFTVMKPGTSFNTFLLVGLLAGIGGGNFASSMTNINAFFPLRKKGWALGLNAGGGNIGVPVIQLVALAIIGASGGPRVLLGIYIPLILVAAVLASLYMDNIASVKNDTGAAKDAAKDSHTWIMSFLYIGTFGSFIGYSFAFGQVLTNQFGRTPLEAAYVTFIGPLLGSLIRPVGGWLADKYGGAKITLWNYVGMGAATAVLISASMSKSLALFTVAFVVLFVLTGLGNGSTYKMIPGIFQAKAVAKGLQGEEAAAYGRRLSGASMGLIGAVGALGGVGINLAFRQSFLSYGSGTGAFVAFLAFYAVCFAVTWAVYLRRPAGRVTATSAASEAEPQLSYAEV; from the coding sequence ATGACAGCCCCGAGTACAGCGCCCGCACCCCCGTCCCCCGCGAAGAAGGGGAGCCGCTGGATCGAGGAGTGGGACCCGGAGAACGAGACCTTCTGGAACGAGAAGGGCGAGAAGATCGCCCGCCGTAACCTGCTCTTCTCCGTCCTCTCCGAGCACATCGGCTTCTCGATCTGGACGATGTGGTCCGTGCTGGTGCTCTTCATGGGCCCGGAGTACGGCCTCACCCCGGCCGACAAGTTCCTGCTGACGTCGATGGTGACGCTGGTCGGTGCGGTCGTACGGGTGCCCTACACCTTCGCCGTCGCGGTCTTCGGCGGCCGGAACTGGACGATCGTCTCCGCCGGCCTGCTCCTGATCCCCACCGCCGCCGCGTTCACGGTGATGAAGCCGGGGACCTCCTTCAACACGTTCCTCCTGGTCGGCCTCCTGGCGGGCATCGGCGGCGGCAACTTCGCCTCCTCCATGACCAACATCAACGCCTTCTTCCCCCTCCGTAAGAAGGGATGGGCGCTCGGGCTCAACGCGGGCGGCGGCAACATCGGCGTGCCGGTCATCCAGCTGGTGGCTCTCGCGATCATCGGTGCCAGCGGCGGTCCCCGTGTGCTGCTGGGCATCTACATCCCGCTCATCCTGGTCGCCGCCGTCCTCGCCTCGCTCTACATGGACAACATCGCGTCCGTGAAGAACGACACCGGCGCCGCCAAGGACGCCGCGAAGGACTCCCACACCTGGATCATGTCCTTCCTGTACATCGGCACCTTCGGCTCCTTCATCGGCTACAGCTTCGCCTTCGGGCAGGTGCTGACCAACCAGTTCGGGCGTACCCCGCTGGAGGCGGCGTACGTCACCTTCATCGGTCCGCTGCTCGGCTCGCTGATCCGGCCCGTGGGCGGCTGGCTGGCCGACAAGTACGGCGGCGCGAAGATCACGCTGTGGAACTACGTCGGAATGGGCGCGGCGACCGCCGTCCTCATCTCCGCCAGCATGAGCAAGTCGCTGGCACTGTTCACCGTCGCCTTCGTGGTGCTGTTCGTGCTCACCGGCCTCGGCAACGGGTCGACGTACAAGATGATCCCCGGCATCTTCCAGGCGAAGGCCGTCGCCAAGGGGCTTCAGGGCGAGGAGGCCGCTGCCTACGGGCGTCGGCTGTCCGGCGCCTCCATGGGACTCATCGGGGCGGTCGGCGCGCTCGGCGGGGTCGGCATCAACCTGGCCTTCCGGCAGTCCTTCCTCTCCTACGGCTCCGGAACCGGCGCCTTCGTCGCCTTCCTCGCCTTCTACGCGGTGTGCTTCGCGGTCACCTGGGCCGTATACCTTCGCCGCCCGGCCGGCCGCGTGACCGCCACCAGCGCGGCCTCCGAGGCGGAACCGCAGCTCAGCTACGCCGAGGTGTGA
- a CDS encoding acyltransferase family protein, whose protein sequence is MSTQPSDFGSMTNTTTDTTTDVAAESPAPPTQHKAPEKTGKTGKTRRKQGGGRDRYFDLLRAIALFRVVFYHLMGWAWLPVVFPSMGVMFALAGNLMARSLAGRPALEVVRGRLRRLLPPLWLLGAVGVTGMVMAGWGPDDEGHPGWWWLHLAYWILPLSDPPYGDGLPGVQGLIGDDWAADVGVPLWYIRAYLWFVLLSPLLLRALRRLPWPTILAPVALSAALEFGALSVPGWRLEAGLGDFGSFGACWLLGMAHQEGILRRLPRYVVPSLAPAVAGIGLWYALSHHLEEGHDLDDMPFAQSLWSFAAVLLLLHISPSWTEWPARLRRWDRLITLLNSRAVTIYLWHNVCIGVVEALWDRLWGIPWLEVNTPWVLESPWPQLPFIWLLTAACVVSFGWVEDLAARRKPRLWPDGRGGTRRA, encoded by the coding sequence ATGAGCACCCAGCCGTCGGACTTCGGGTCCATGACGAACACCACGACCGACACCACGACCGACGTGGCGGCCGAGTCGCCGGCACCGCCGACCCAGCACAAGGCGCCGGAGAAGACGGGGAAGACGGGGAAGACGAGGAGGAAACAGGGCGGCGGACGCGACCGCTACTTCGACCTCCTGCGCGCCATCGCCCTCTTCCGCGTCGTCTTCTACCACCTGATGGGCTGGGCCTGGCTGCCCGTCGTCTTCCCCTCCATGGGCGTGATGTTCGCGCTCGCCGGCAACCTCATGGCCCGCTCGCTGGCCGGACGCCCCGCGCTGGAAGTCGTACGAGGACGTCTGCGCCGGCTGCTGCCCCCGCTGTGGCTGCTGGGCGCGGTCGGTGTGACCGGCATGGTGATGGCGGGCTGGGGCCCGGACGACGAGGGACACCCCGGCTGGTGGTGGCTCCACCTCGCCTACTGGATCCTGCCGCTGAGCGACCCGCCGTACGGCGACGGCCTGCCCGGCGTGCAGGGGCTGATCGGCGACGACTGGGCCGCCGACGTGGGCGTACCCCTCTGGTACATCCGCGCCTACCTTTGGTTCGTCCTGCTCTCCCCGCTCCTCCTGCGCGCCCTGCGCCGGCTGCCCTGGCCGACGATCCTCGCGCCGGTCGCGCTGTCCGCCGCCCTGGAGTTCGGCGCGCTGTCGGTGCCCGGCTGGCGGCTGGAGGCGGGCCTCGGCGACTTCGGCTCGTTCGGCGCGTGCTGGCTGCTGGGCATGGCGCACCAGGAGGGCATCCTGCGTCGGCTGCCCCGCTACGTCGTCCCGTCACTGGCCCCGGCGGTCGCAGGGATCGGCCTCTGGTACGCCCTGAGCCACCACCTCGAGGAGGGCCACGACCTCGACGACATGCCGTTCGCGCAGTCCCTGTGGTCCTTCGCGGCGGTCCTGCTGCTTCTGCACATCAGCCCGTCCTGGACCGAGTGGCCGGCCCGGCTGCGCCGCTGGGACCGGCTGATCACCCTGCTCAACTCCCGTGCCGTGACGATCTACCTGTGGCACAACGTGTGCATCGGCGTCGTGGAGGCCCTGTGGGACCGCCTGTGGGGCATCCCGTGGCTGGAGGTCAACACCCCCTGGGTCCTGGAGAGCCCATGGCCGCAACTGCCGTTCATCTGGCTCCTCACCGCGGCCTGCGTCGTCTCCTTCGGCTGGGTGGAGGACCTGGCGGCCCGCCGCAAGCCCCGCCTGTGGCCGGACGGACGAGGAGGAACCCGCCGGGCCTGA
- a CDS encoding polysaccharide deacetylase family protein: protein MRHLLPLLVLLAMMAMLMLRGYVHSEILADYRIRPEAAADKVPQKILDGGPVVDTRSGRQASLDMPDHRIVLTFDDGPDPKWTPEVLDVLKKHHAHAVFFITGTMASRYPDLVRRMVNEGHEIGLHTFNHPDLAYQSKKRIDWELTQNQLALAGAAGIRTSLFRPPYSSSADALDDASWPVTQYVGTRGYLTVFTTADSEDWRRPGVRQIVRNATPQHGKGAIVLMHDSGGDRHQTVQALDTYLPELRAKGYTFENLTEALHAPSAHTPVTGVDLWKGKAWVFLVEASDDVTGVLVVGLAVIGVLVFARFGLMLLLSAIHTRRTRRKGFVWGPDAPVTEPASVLVPAYNEAKCIESTVRSLMRSEHPIEILVIDDGSSDGTARIVEDLNLPGVRVVRQLNAGKPAALNRGIAGARHDLIVMMDGDTVFEPSTVRELVQPFADPKVGAVAGNAKVGNKDTLIGAWQHIEYVMGFNLDRRMYDVLRCMPTIPGAVGAFRRTALDRVGGMSDDTLAEDTDITMAIHRDGWHVVYAEKARAWTEAPESVQQLWSQRYRWCYGTMQAIWKHRRAIVEGGPSGRFGRVGLPLVSLFMVVAPLLAPLIDLFLVYGLLFGPTGKTIAAWFGVLAVQAGCAAYAFVLDRERLTPLISLPLQQLLYRQLMYIVLLQSWITALTGGRLRWQKLRRKGQMAAPPGAPTPAMDGGTA, encoded by the coding sequence CTGCGGCACCTGCTGCCCCTGCTCGTGCTCCTCGCGATGATGGCGATGCTGATGCTGCGCGGCTACGTGCACAGCGAGATCCTCGCCGACTACCGCATCCGCCCCGAGGCCGCCGCCGACAAGGTGCCGCAGAAGATCCTCGACGGCGGGCCGGTCGTCGACACCCGCAGCGGCCGGCAGGCCAGCCTGGACATGCCGGACCACCGGATCGTGCTCACCTTCGACGACGGCCCCGACCCGAAGTGGACCCCCGAGGTCCTCGACGTCCTGAAGAAGCACCACGCCCACGCCGTCTTCTTCATCACCGGCACCATGGCCTCCCGTTATCCGGACCTGGTCCGGAGGATGGTGAACGAGGGGCACGAGATCGGGCTGCACACCTTCAACCACCCCGATCTCGCCTACCAGTCGAAGAAGCGCATCGACTGGGAGCTCACCCAGAACCAGCTGGCCCTCGCAGGGGCGGCGGGCATCCGGACCTCCCTCTTCCGGCCGCCGTACTCCTCCTCCGCCGACGCCCTCGACGACGCCTCCTGGCCGGTCACCCAGTACGTCGGCACCCGCGGCTACCTCACCGTCTTCACCACCGCCGACAGCGAGGACTGGCGCCGGCCGGGCGTGCGGCAGATCGTCCGCAACGCCACGCCGCAGCACGGCAAGGGCGCGATCGTCCTCATGCACGACTCCGGTGGCGACCGCCATCAGACGGTCCAGGCCCTCGACACCTACCTCCCCGAACTCCGGGCGAAGGGCTACACGTTCGAGAACCTCACCGAGGCCCTGCACGCCCCCAGCGCGCACACCCCGGTCACCGGGGTCGACCTGTGGAAGGGCAAGGCCTGGGTCTTCCTGGTCGAGGCCTCCGACGACGTCACCGGCGTCCTGGTGGTCGGCCTCGCCGTCATCGGCGTCCTCGTCTTCGCCCGCTTCGGCCTGATGCTGCTGCTCTCCGCGATCCACACCCGCCGGACCCGCCGCAAGGGCTTCGTCTGGGGCCCCGACGCGCCCGTCACCGAACCCGCGTCCGTGCTGGTCCCGGCCTACAACGAGGCCAAGTGCATCGAGAGCACGGTGCGTTCGCTGATGAGGAGCGAGCACCCGATCGAGATCCTCGTCATCGACGACGGCTCCAGCGACGGCACCGCCCGCATCGTCGAGGATCTGAACCTGCCCGGCGTCCGCGTCGTCCGCCAGCTCAACGCGGGCAAGCCCGCCGCCCTCAACCGGGGCATCGCGGGCGCCCGGCACGACCTCATCGTGATGATGGACGGCGACACCGTCTTCGAGCCGTCCACGGTCCGTGAACTCGTCCAGCCCTTCGCCGATCCGAAGGTCGGTGCCGTCGCCGGCAACGCCAAGGTCGGCAACAAGGACACCCTCATCGGCGCCTGGCAGCACATCGAGTACGTGATGGGCTTCAACCTCGACCGCCGCATGTACGACGTCCTGCGCTGCATGCCCACCATCCCGGGGGCCGTCGGGGCGTTCCGCCGCACCGCGCTGGACCGGGTCGGCGGCATGAGCGACGACACTCTCGCCGAGGACACCGACATCACCATGGCCATCCACCGGGACGGCTGGCACGTCGTGTACGCGGAGAAGGCGCGGGCCTGGACCGAGGCGCCCGAGTCCGTCCAGCAGCTGTGGTCCCAGCGCTACCGCTGGTGCTACGGCACCATGCAGGCGATCTGGAAGCACCGTCGGGCGATCGTCGAAGGCGGACCCTCGGGCCGCTTCGGCCGCGTCGGCCTCCCCCTCGTCTCCCTCTTCATGGTCGTCGCCCCGCTCCTCGCCCCGCTCATCGACCTCTTCCTCGTCTACGGCCTGCTCTTCGGCCCGACCGGCAAGACGATCGCGGCCTGGTTCGGGGTCCTCGCCGTCCAGGCGGGCTGCGCGGCCTACGCCTTCGTCCTGGACCGCGAGCGCCTCACCCCTCTCATCTCCCTCCCGCTCCAGCAGCTCCTCTACCGCCAGCTGATGTACATCGTCCTGCTCCAGTCCTGGATCACCGCCCTCACGGGCGGCCGGCTGCGCTGGCAGAAACTGCGCCGCAAGGGCCAGATGGCCGCACCGCCGGGAGCCCCGACGCCGGCCATGGACGGAGGAACGGCCTGA
- a CDS encoding MFS transporter encodes MPQPTSQGPHLSSPDPTLRSADPTPRSLAPYRRPLNPYRLLLAHPGARAFTAGNLLARLPMGMFSVSAVVMIAGSRGSYALAGAVTATGLAATALVAPWIARLVDRHGQARIAVPATLFAALGSLALLLCVRYGAPDWTLFAAYAATATTPNTGGMSRARWNHLLDGDPAALHTANSFEQAADELCFMLGPMLAAFLCGTFLPEAGTLVGAVLLVTGMLTFAAQRSTEPPPHPRPKSRSPLHAPGIPPLLAVCLALGAVFGATEVVTIAFADERGHRTAAGIVLALQAAGSCGAGLAYGAIRPSGPTARRHPWCVAAMTALLTLPLLAAAAVGSLTLLAGALLVAGMATAPTMVTTMALVQERTPEGRLNEGMTLAVTGLLGGIACGSATGGWVVEHLSAATGYAVPVAAAATALLMAAVSRTPSPTPSSTPSRTPSRTPH; translated from the coding sequence ATGCCGCAACCGACCTCCCAAGGGCCCCACCTCAGCTCCCCCGATCCCACCCTCCGCTCCGCCGACCCCACCCCCCGCTCCCTCGCCCCCTACCGCCGCCCCCTCAACCCCTATCGCCTCCTCCTCGCCCACCCCGGTGCCCGCGCGTTCACCGCGGGGAACCTCCTCGCCCGCCTCCCCATGGGCATGTTCAGTGTGAGCGCGGTCGTGATGATCGCCGGTTCACGGGGCTCGTACGCCCTGGCCGGCGCCGTCACCGCGACCGGCCTCGCGGCGACCGCCCTGGTCGCACCCTGGATCGCACGTCTCGTCGACCGGCACGGCCAGGCCCGGATCGCCGTACCGGCCACCCTCTTCGCCGCCCTCGGCAGCCTCGCCCTGCTGCTCTGCGTCCGGTACGGCGCCCCGGACTGGACCCTGTTCGCCGCGTACGCCGCCACCGCGACCACACCCAACACCGGCGGCATGTCCCGCGCCCGCTGGAACCACCTCCTCGACGGCGACCCCGCCGCCCTGCACACCGCGAACTCCTTCGAACAGGCCGCCGACGAGCTCTGCTTCATGCTGGGCCCGATGTTGGCGGCCTTCCTTTGCGGCACGTTCTTGCCCGAGGCGGGCACCCTGGTCGGCGCGGTGCTGCTGGTCACCGGCATGCTCACGTTCGCCGCACAGCGCTCGACCGAACCGCCCCCGCACCCCCGCCCGAAGAGCAGGTCCCCCCTCCACGCCCCCGGCATCCCGCCCCTCCTCGCCGTCTGCCTCGCCCTGGGCGCGGTGTTCGGCGCGACGGAGGTCGTCACGATCGCCTTCGCGGACGAGCGGGGTCACCGCACCGCGGCCGGGATCGTCCTCGCCCTCCAGGCGGCCGGGTCGTGCGGGGCGGGTCTCGCCTACGGTGCGATACGCCCGTCCGGCCCGACCGCCCGTCGGCACCCCTGGTGCGTGGCCGCGATGACCGCGCTCCTCACGCTCCCGCTGCTCGCGGCGGCAGCCGTGGGCTCACTCACGCTGCTGGCCGGAGCCCTCCTGGTCGCCGGGATGGCGACCGCGCCGACCATGGTCACCACCATGGCCCTGGTCCAGGAACGCACCCCCGAAGGCCGTCTCAACGAGGGCATGACCCTGGCGGTGACCGGCCTGCTGGGCGGGATCGCCTGCGGCAGCGCGACCGGGGGCTGGGTGGTGGAGCACCTCTCGGCCGCGACCGGCTACGCCGTGCCCGTCGCGGCCGCGGCCACCGCCCTCCTCATGGCGGCCGTTTCCCGCACGCCTTCCCCCACGCCTTCCAGCACGCCTTCCCGCACGCCTTCCCGCACGCCCCATTGA
- a CDS encoding ABC transporter substrate-binding protein produces the protein MLTARRRVAASVAAVLTGSLLLASCGGSDGGGSSDAKTLRLWHYEAPNSAMGAAWTEAIKEFEATHPGVKVKFEEKSFEQIQKTAPMVLNSSDAPDLMEYNKGNATAGLLSKQGLLTDLSAEATKRGWDKLLSPGVRTTSQYDGDGVMGSGKWYGVPNYAEYTMVYFNKDLFAKYKLAEPKTFDELVAAMKTFTENDITPLANSGAEYLAQQYVYQLALSKADRSWVDSYELYKGKTDFHDAAWTYAAETFADWVKKGYIGKSSTSAKAEDAGVSFLQGKAPILFSGSWWYGRFQDEAKFDWGTTLWPGSTLTPGSGGNLWVVPKSAENKELAYDFVDITMSKKIQNLLGNKGGVPVAADTAAITDPKAKELITHFNTLSGRDGLAFYPDWPVPGFYDVLVSETQKLITGSEKPDDYLDALQEAYDKGAPKR, from the coding sequence ATGTTGACGGCACGAAGGCGTGTGGCGGCGAGTGTGGCGGCGGTCCTCACCGGATCCCTGCTCCTGGCCTCCTGCGGCGGCTCGGACGGCGGCGGCTCCTCCGACGCCAAGACCCTGCGGCTGTGGCACTACGAGGCCCCGAACAGCGCGATGGGCGCGGCCTGGACGGAGGCGATCAAGGAGTTCGAGGCCACGCACCCGGGCGTGAAGGTGAAGTTCGAGGAGAAGAGCTTCGAGCAGATCCAGAAGACCGCCCCGATGGTCCTCAACTCCTCCGACGCGCCCGACCTCATGGAGTACAACAAGGGCAACGCGACGGCGGGCCTGCTCTCCAAGCAGGGGCTCCTCACCGACCTGTCCGCCGAGGCGACGAAGCGCGGCTGGGACAAGCTGCTCAGCCCGGGCGTGCGCACCACCAGCCAGTACGACGGCGACGGCGTGATGGGCTCCGGCAAGTGGTACGGCGTGCCGAACTACGCCGAGTACACGATGGTCTACTTCAACAAGGACCTGTTCGCGAAGTACAAGCTCGCCGAGCCGAAGACGTTCGACGAGCTCGTCGCCGCGATGAAGACCTTCACCGAGAACGACATCACCCCGCTCGCCAACTCCGGCGCCGAGTACCTCGCCCAGCAGTACGTCTACCAGCTGGCCCTGTCCAAGGCGGACCGCTCGTGGGTCGACTCCTACGAGCTGTACAAGGGGAAGACCGACTTCCACGACGCTGCCTGGACGTACGCGGCCGAGACCTTCGCCGACTGGGTGAAGAAGGGCTACATCGGCAAGAGTTCCACGAGCGCCAAGGCCGAGGACGCCGGTGTCTCCTTCCTCCAGGGCAAGGCGCCGATCCTGTTCTCCGGCAGCTGGTGGTACGGCCGATTCCAGGACGAGGCGAAATTCGACTGGGGCACGACCCTGTGGCCCGGCTCGACCCTCACCCCGGGCTCCGGCGGCAACCTGTGGGTCGTCCCCAAGAGCGCCGAGAACAAGGAGCTCGCCTACGACTTCGTCGACATCACCATGTCGAAGAAGATCCAGAACCTGCTGGGCAACAAGGGCGGCGTCCCGGTCGCGGCGGACACGGCCGCCATCACCGACCCGAAGGCCAAGGAGCTCATCACCCACTTCAACACCCTGTCCGGCAGGGACGGCCTGGCCTTCTACCCGGACTGGCCGGTCCCCGGCTTCTACGACGTCCTCGTCTCCGAGACCCAGAAGCTGATCACCGGCAGCGAGAAGCCGGACGACTACCTGGACGCGTTGCAGGAGGCGTACGACAAGGGCGCACCGAAGCGATGA
- a CDS encoding carbohydrate ABC transporter permease has product MKVRAPRASRASRAPRDSYAVFLLPGGLVFLAVIVVPFLMNTGVSFTDWQGVGSPSWSGLANYRDLMDDTEFWASFRHSLFMVVAMAAIPTAVGLVLAAALFDYVGKHFGSRITTVLRACFYLPQVLPIAVAGIVWSWILAPDNGSLNELLEAVGLGGWRQDWLGDPDFALYSVMGVMVWVQLGFPLVVFMAGLQRVDPQLYEAAELDGAGWWRRFRHITLPQIRPEVYVVLTWCTIAALKVFGAVYVLTKGGPGGATDVPSYFSFSTFFEKTQVGYGAAISTVLTVIILALSLVGLRLQTRAEDAEEGART; this is encoded by the coding sequence ATGAAGGTGCGCGCCCCCCGTGCCTCCCGTGCCTCCCGTGCCCCCCGAGACTCCTACGCCGTCTTCCTCCTCCCCGGTGGCCTCGTCTTCCTCGCCGTCATCGTCGTCCCGTTCCTGATGAACACGGGCGTGAGCTTCACCGACTGGCAGGGCGTGGGCAGCCCTTCGTGGTCGGGGCTCGCCAACTACCGGGACCTGATGGACGACACGGAGTTCTGGGCGTCGTTCCGGCACAGCCTGTTCATGGTCGTCGCGATGGCGGCGATCCCCACGGCCGTCGGACTGGTGCTGGCCGCCGCCCTGTTCGACTACGTCGGCAAGCACTTCGGCTCCCGGATCACCACCGTCCTGCGCGCCTGCTTCTATCTCCCCCAGGTGCTGCCGATCGCGGTCGCCGGCATCGTGTGGAGCTGGATCCTCGCCCCCGACAACGGCTCCCTCAACGAGCTCCTCGAGGCGGTCGGCCTCGGCGGCTGGCGGCAGGACTGGCTCGGCGACCCCGACTTCGCGCTCTACAGCGTCATGGGCGTGATGGTGTGGGTGCAGCTCGGCTTCCCCCTGGTCGTGTTCATGGCGGGCCTGCAACGCGTCGACCCGCAGCTGTACGAGGCCGCCGAGCTGGACGGTGCCGGCTGGTGGCGCCGCTTCCGGCACATCACGCTGCCGCAGATCCGCCCGGAGGTCTACGTCGTCCTGACCTGGTGCACGATCGCCGCGCTGAAGGTGTTCGGCGCGGTGTACGTCCTGACGAAGGGCGGCCCCGGCGGGGCGACCGACGTCCCCTCCTACTTCTCCTTCAGCACCTTCTTCGAGAAGACCCAGGTCGGCTACGGTGCCGCGATCTCCACGGTGCTGACCGTGATCATCCTGGCCCTGTCCCTGGTCGGCCTGAGACTGCAGACCCGCGCGGAGGACGCCGAGGAAGGGGCACGCACATGA